acttaatgattgtcataggggtcaaatgagcaatctTGTCTTGGTAGGTCACACATGcgggcatacacacacacttagCACCTCCAGTCCTTACTGACATTATACCTAATTTCCCCTCTTTTATTTGGAGGGGCAACTGACAAGATTATTCCTCAGTATTTAAAACATTTCATAAACCTTTATTTAATATTACTGGCTTTTATTATTTTACCTTACCTTATTTTAGCCTGGAGTTAAAGATTTTTTGTTTTATGCAAATGTCGTAAAGTTTTTACCTACTTGAATAAGGCTGCTGTTATCCAATGAGATTGGGCTGGACTGGAGAatacaaaaaaaggaagaagagtcAGCATGCACATTTTGGGTCTCCGACCACGTGTAATTGGACATATCTAATGAGCGAGCAGCCAACTCATTAATTACAGGCCCCTTTATTCCTCAGATAGAAACAATTCTCTGGAGCAGGATTTACTGGCAGAGTGAAAGCCAACAATTCACAGAACTTTATTCTCCCCAAGGACATCCAGTTattgtgtcaacagactcaaactcaaccctgataagatggggTGGCTGtgtgttttgcctcccaaggacaattcaatctgtccgtccattactcaggggggaattattgaccccctcagagagggtccacaacttggggttcctcctcgatccacagcttacattagagtaccatctttcagctgtattaaggggggcgtttgcccaggttcgcctggtgcaccagttgcggccctatctggaccaggagtcactgctcacagtcattcatgccctcatcatctcgaggttcgactactgtaacgttctctacatggggctacttttgaaaaatgttcggaaacttcagatcgtgcaaaatgcagctgcaagagcaatcatggccttccctaggtatgcccatgttacccaacactccgcagtctgcattggttgccgatcagtttctggtcacaattcaaagtgatggttatgacctataaagcccttcatggcatcggaccagaatatctctgggaccgccttttgctgcacgaatcccagcaaacaTTTAGGTCCcatagaattggccttctccggatcccgttgactaaacaatgtcatctggcggcacccaggggaagagccttctctgtggcggccccgaccctctggagccagctccccctagagattaggattgcccccaccctccttgcctttcataaactccttaaaacccacctctgccgtcaggcatgggggaattgagatgtctccccctggcctatatagctTATGCATGGTCttgcttttaaaataagggggttttagttacttttaaatattagatttaaaaattagatttgtttttagttacttttaaatattagatttgctgtgagccaccccgagtctacggagaggggtggcatacaaatctaataaactaaactaaactaaactagttATCCCAGTGCCCTCTGGTTCTGACTATTGTTTCAGCAGCTGCATTGCTTATGCAAGATGAAGTTGATCTATACCTTAAAAAGGGAGGATGCAATTGATTTAATAAGTCAGCAAAACTTGCTGGTAGTGCAaacagggttttttaattttattttgtggggtgttttttttttttagtttttgagCTGTTGATTGCAATCAAGCACAAAGTGGACCCTCTTATAAAGTCTTTGGTAAAAATACTCTGGAAATCTATTAAATGGGTCAAATGGATTGAAGCTTTTTTTCACATGGAATGAAGACCTTGTTGCTATCATCAAAGCTTTGCTCTGCCACCATATTCCTTTTTTTCTGTGATCTCCCAGGGTTGTTTTATTATAGAGCTGCTGCTTCATTTCTTTTACTGGAGTCTCCTAAATCAACTTCTGTTTTATATGGCATGTTAAACCAACACCAATTTCCCTTCACTCTGCATTGAGTAACTGCCAGACTGCCCTTGCATTAAATGTAGCACTTAGAACTTATGTACTGgttcacagtgatttacagccaggggtgggctactgcccagatggagatgacgacacagtggggtagtgaaaatggagctcaaccatttgcactgaaagatgttgaaagaaaatgcatggcgtcctgcataagccatgcccagtgtggtagtacaaattttggtagcccttcactgtatacagccctctctaaatggtttagtaagtcagcatattacccccaacaacctggatcctcatttaccaacctcagaagtatggaaggctgagtaaaccttgacccgatgagaatcgaactcctggcagtcggcacaattagcctgcaatattgaattctaaccattgcaccactgcAGCTTAAATCCACATTGGCTGCCATATACAAAGCATGATTTCAAGTGGCATgctgtttctttgttttgttaatAGAAGGCCAAAACTCTATTGATTTTCTCTCCCAGGCATAATACAAGCTTGAGACTCACTCATCGTTTTAAAAGTGTGTGACTCTTTCGTTCCTCAGTTAAAAGTTTCTGCAATGGTAAAAATCATCTCCTTAATGGGTATCATACCAAGGTCACACCAAGGTAAATGGTATTAATCCATCCTCTCCCTTCACCTGAGGATAGACTGATTATAGTATCAGTCAACTTGTACTAGCTTTGGTTTATTCAAACACTAGAGGGTATATTTTGGGCTGAAAATTTTGCCTAACTCAAATTGCACTTCTGAAATTACAATTCCCAATAATAAGGAGTATGTACCTCCAACTGTTTAATGTTTATTTGGCTACAGAAAGGCATTATTGGATATGCAGTTTGAAGGTCTCTGGACAATGTGGGGGCAGTGGCTCCCTTgtatataacaatattttttctGCTGATTTTATATGTATCTCTTATAAACACCGCTTTACACATGGAACAACACTTAGTCAAATACAATTCTTTTCCTACTATTGCACCTATCCACAGAATAAGAGGCATTCTACATCTGCTGATGGTATACATACACGCATGATGCGGAAGACATTGGTCCTATTAGCCTCAATAATGGCCTGGCCTCAGATTATCTATCTCCTGGATTGCAAATTGGCTAACCCTGCCTACAGAAGGTGGAGGCAGGTGCTGTTTTTTTCACTAATGAATTATTTTTCACTCTCCAGCATCCAATTCATAAAGAAGCAAACATTGGTTATTTTCAGAATTGGGTTCAGTTATTTTTACCTGAACTTTCTTGATGATCTCAGCTActgaaaaaaagtttattttctttatatttgTTCCTGTACAAAGAGTTTTGATCTttctgtatgttttatttattgctcACCCTATTTCAAAGTTAGTCTCTTCTTTTCATAGCTGGTCTGAACCTGTAGTAGAAGAAAAAGCAGCAGATCCTCCTGGCACTAACCAACTCTTCCTCCATATGAATTTGAATTTTAGGGAACAAATAtaaacagaagaaaatatagagggatagaataaaaagaaagcattagTTACACTTGTTTTAAAGTTAACTTTATGTGTAACCACAGTGCTATGCATTCTTTaatttttctattaattttatcatTATTTGTATAGTTCTGCAAATGTACTGCCAATATCTCTAAATACCGACAAAATGTGTCGTCACATTTCAAATGTTGCTGCAGACAATGTTTGCACACTAAGTGATACCTtttccttcttgtcatcatgtatCATTATCCTTGATAAAGGGGTTCTTTCCTGTATCCTTTGTATTTCAGATCTCTATAAATAATGTGTGTATCCTTGAACTTTCTTTGATCAGTATTTTATATAAGATCTATGTAACTCTTGAGAGTCTAGATCTTAGCTTCTGGCTGCTAAGAAGTGAACTAGTTAGAAGTGAAAAAAATTAGGACAATCTTCCCCAGTTGACGATTTTGAGTTTTCCACCATATTCTTGCACATTCTTTCATCATTTCTGTTTTTGTTTCATCCCCTTTCTTCTAGCATTCACACAGACTTACATTTCATTTTGCTCTGAAATCTATTTCAGTTTGGTCAGAGAATATGTGCACATCATGGACCATGATTTGTTGATGGCCTTTCcaatgaagaattttttttaagtctACCTGTTGCAGAACTTCCCAAGAATTGTCCAACAGcagatttaaaagaaagtcatgtttttaaattatctcACTGCGGGTCTTGGAGATTCTCCCATACAGGGAAAAAGGGTCACAAAAATTATTAACAGTTAAATTTAAAGCAGAGAACATTCTCGAATGCTTTCACTACACTGGAGAgggataatatatttattttagctTTAATTAAGATATAGGTAGTGTAGCCTTTGCCCTCCAGAGATAACAGAATctgttgcttagcaatagaagCCTTTGTGGAAATTAGCATGAATTTCAAATGCACAAAACATCTCACATTAGGAATGGGTTTCAAAATAATGAATTCCTGTGAGAATGTTTATTAGGATCAGTGTTGAAGCGATCTTCTAAGGAGCAATTGCAACAAGACATCTTTAGATTCTCTTTACCAATAAATTTACTATAATCCTTTCCATGGATGATGGGGTACACCCAATTCATATAAAGGAAATGATACAAAATGAGTCCTATTAATGAACAAGGTAATTTTTAAAAGGACTtagaaatacaggtagttctcaacttatgaccacaattgaaccccaaaattatgttattaagtgagacatttgttaagcccCATTTAAcaacttttcttgtcacatttgttaagtgaatcactgcagttgttcaattagtaacccagatgttaagtgaaactggtttccccattggctttgcttatcAGGTTGCAAAAGGGTCGTGACCCTGGGACGCAGCAACAGTCCtaaatataaaccagttgccaagcatctgaatttcatgatctgatcacatgattatggggatgttgcaatggtcataataagtgtgaaaaatggtcataagtaatttttttcagtgctgttgaatggtcactaagtgaactgttttaagttgaggaatacctgtaGAAGTTATGTGTTGCCCTGGATGTTGATGAATATCTTTGAGCCGTACTCTGCTAGTGTATTAAGAAGCATGGTGGGCTTGCAGTTCAGCATTATCTGGAAAACCCTAGTAAGTAGCTCTCAATCTTTTCTTCACCAGGGGCTCCATTTAGATACCCTTTGTGGCCATGGATTCCCAAgatttaactcaagatttaaatcatatttCTTCAAGCCTTCTTGAACCCCCCATAACATTGTGCTCCCTACAGGGATTTGTGGACCGcagagaaccactgccctaccctgtttccccaaaaataagacgtaccccgaaagtaagatatgtcagaggttttgcagaatttgctaatataaggcactccccaaaaataaggcatagtcaagtttacatacggtacggtggaaaaacatacggtaccattcaaagctgttcatagcggtaccgtaataatgtggtgtcccctgctggccccttccatcgctttgtaccatccagtacagcagacacagtctgctgctgtctcaccgccattacagtcttcactacagtgcgtagactgtagttcctctggtggctggaagctgcaatagcaggagtatactgttgtaccatataagtgccgtcgtttgtgtgtgtgggtgccatactgacaggtaccgtatcgTAAttagtgtaccgtacggtacactttctttgggggtgtcagcttttctgcctgtgaatttgtcttatttgagaaatataagacccccccccccaaaaaaaataaggcattgcacaacttttggagcaaaaattaatataagacagtatcttattttcggggaaacacagtagtttgAAGAATAGACCTCTTTCCAAACCAAAAGGGACAAACCCAGCTTTATGGGAAATCAAAGGTATATTCTACCTACTTACAACAGAAATTTACTGGATTCCAAATCAACTGTACTAAGGCAGTCTAATCTTGcagaatcaggggtgaaattcagcaggttctagagaaccggtagcagaaattatgagtagttcgttgaaccagcaaatatcacctctgtctGGCTCCAGAGTGGAAtggtaatggagattttgcagtatccttcccttgtcaTGAAGCTAAAATGACTTAATAGAAACTTGTTCCTGAGAGCTGGATACACATTTATAATTAaagatgggaaataagatgatgCTTTCATTATAGAAATAATTTGGGTAGAAGACAACAACGTGATTTAATCATTATAGAGTAGTCATGGTATCAGGTATTTTCATTCAAATCGCATCTCTTAAGTTTCAAAAAGACTCTCATAAAATCAATCAAAATAGGATACAGCCCTTGTCCATAGGGTTTACAAACAGATCAACAAAAGAAAGAATTAGTAAGGGATAGAAAACAAGCCAACTTGAGTATTTCATCTGCTTAAGGAAGAACTTTTTCAAATGGCCAAccatagccaaaaaaaaaaaaattaagaagaaaaGAATCACAATGGAATTGATCTTTAGCATCAGATTGGGACATTATGTGGTCCTGAATCTCCTTCTttgatattgttattattagtgtTATTTACTACATTACAATATTAAAACCTTTAAAGACTTTTGAGCTTCTACACATGGATTGAATTTTGTGGATTTTAGGGAGCAAAAGTTCAACTTTTTTCCAACTTGTAAACATAAAGCAATTTTGAGTGTTCATATATGTTTAAAGGGTATGAAGTTAACCCAAGACCTCTGGATATTTTTACCAATCTGTAATTTTAATGAGAGGTGGAAATGATGAATAAGGACAGGAGAACATTCAGACTAAttgtaattaattttaattaaacttAAATGCAAATGATGACAAATTTGATTTTTGCTGTGGCCTCTCTGTCCCACCACTTCTTGGAATGCAACTTTTGTTTGTATACCACATCATTGAAAGATCACATAGGGCCCTCAATCAAGAAACAATTGCATCCCCTATTTTTCGACAAAAGTGCCCAACTGAACAACTTGGCTAACTCCACATTGTCAGTCTAGTGTAAATAAGACATTTCATTAATTATTTGTACAGAAATTCACATTAGAAATGAAAAATGCAATGAGTCATTCATATCTTGCTGCCTTTATCAGAAATTCTTTATGCGTTCACATTCTACCACCCATCTGACATAACATAATCTTATTTGAAGCTTTTGATTGCTATTTTTGAACATCtacaaaaaaaattctgaaatctGAACATTCATTTTCCTAATTGGTGCTTCAACCAATACAGCAAAACTAAtttttagaacattttaattgTTAGTTCCAAGAATAAGCCTAGCTAGTTAATAATAGCCATTTTCCTATAAACTGTTACAGAAAAGGTTTGTCTTAATaattgtttactgtatttatttccatggaaatattatatacatacatacatacatacatacatacatacatacatacatacatgcgcgCACACACGTTTTTCTGTCAAAAACATgtgtgtttacacacacacacattacataCAGGTCAAATttaactttaaaatttaaaaactgaGGTCTGcgtttaaaaatagaaacatttcATCAATGGCTAATAATATCTCTAGAAAGAAATAGAGTTAAGGAAGTCATCACTTTGTCTTTTGCAACCACAGTATGTTGTGGTGCTTTGTTTTTATAtggcaaaaataaatgaatacatttgtTTACAATGGTAATGTTGCATAATGGCATGAGAGAACTAAACTGACAGCAACATATATCAAGCTCATTAAAATCAATCTTATAAAAATACCACattgaaaagaagggaaagggaggacgcTACTCTGTTATTCAGTATACAAACATAAATGCTTCcataaaataagacatcccttcaAAGAGTATAAAACATCTCATGAAACTCCTTTTAGCAAGATTTTTATATCAAATGTGACTGTTTGACAAATCTGCTTAAATAATTACatatatagaaatagatatatttaaaaatatatcttacTTCAGTACCCTGTCTTTCGTTTgagtaaaaatacattttaaaaggagggacaaaataaTGTTTTTACCTAGAATGTTTTAACAAAATCATTTGagatatattttaatgtattgtTACCTTCTGAAAGTTTTGCCTATATGCGTTTTCTTTAACCACAGGTGTAATCTCGGTAGAAGAGCATATGGACACATGTATGAAGAGGCCGATTACCAGGTGGACTGAAGTATATTTTCAAGTTTAGGAGGATATAAAAATCAATATTGAACGAAAAGGCACTGTTCCAAAGTACCAGTATATTAAAAGGGCCAATGGCAATAATAGTGTAAGCAGAAATGATTTAAAATGTAAACATTATACACAAGTACACTTCCTTCTCTGTTAAGTGTATCTTGACAACAGTAGTTCTTAAGATTCTTTATATTTGGCCATTCTGATGACAaaatgggaagaaggaaagacTAGAAGCAACAGAGGAAACAGATTATGAGGTATTGTGAGAAATTAGGAAAGTTTGCCTCTTCTGATTTTGACACGTTAACAGGAGCAAACATTTCCTCATTTTCAAACTGTTAAAAATGAAAGCTGAATTTTTCTCAATAAGCATATTTGCATTAGATACAAATTCAGATATGTGAGTGACACAACTCTGATTGATTGTCCAATGAATCCAGAACTAgtttactaacacagaactgcaccATGGGCACCAgggatggattctaacttaccttgctgccagttcacttcctcccgtcccgcatgggggggggggagccaaaaaCCAGATGGCAACgcatgcagtgccagaaacctggcttctgtacatgtgcagaagaaaaaatctggaaaaaaatccCCGCACCAAAAAAGACAGCGGCaaccacggaccagcactgacataacccagttctgtgatgtcaccagcaggtcactaccagttttggcaaaccagtctgaaccagtaggaacccacctctgatgggcACACTTACCTGGGAATGAGATATACTGCAGTGGAGTTTATTTTCAAGTTAATATTGTAGACCTTTTAGGTCTATACAGCTATTTAAAGTCCAAAAAAATATCATTTATCTTCAGAAATAGTGTCAATAGTTTCTTTGTCATCCAGACTGCTTTGTATCAGTGTGAACAATTAATAATGAATTGTAGTAAGCAAAGTAACAATTTGGTTAACTATTATAACCAATATTTTCCATTTCACTATAAGGTAAGAGAAGTACTCATTTATAGTAGACCATAGCTTAAGGAATAAGCTGTTTTAAACATCTCTGGGTATGAAAATTTTATTAATCAACTCTAAAAGTAGCACTTCTAAAAAATAAACTCTataatgcagtgatggcaaacctttttctcccTCGGTTGCCAAAAAAGCTTGCGCATGCGCTATCACCATgcgggagtgcccacacccataattcaatggctggggagggcgaaaacagcttcccctgcccccagaggccggaaacggcctgtttcccaacttctgattgtgtgagccaaaaatcagctggccggcacacacaagcatgttggaactgagcaagggcaatggctcgcatgccagcagatatggctccgtgtgccacctgtggcacccatgtcataggttcaccatcactgctataatggAACGGATGGCCAATTGATGATACAGTAGTCAAACCAATGAAAGTCCTGATTATTCCAGCTCTATACAAAACATATCCCAATTTCTATACAGTTGAAATATTAATAGCAAAGTTGTTTTCCTTTGTCTCTTGCAAAAGTTTTAATTTCCAGAAACACAAGAATGCCCAGTTCTAAATGTAATTTTATCTAAAGCTGTTCATGTTTCGTCTATGAGTGCATTATCTCATCTTGTAACTATTTCTCTTGCATGCTCTACTAAACATGAAGAGTTTCCCCAGTTGTAAGGCCAACTGGACCATGCCATCTGTTCAGTCTTATCAATTAATGCCCACCAAATGAATTTGGAATTATAAGGCAGGAAGCTTATGGATAAAGGATGTCAAAATTCTCTATGTACCGGTATAatatataggtcagtgatggcgaaccttttttctctcgggtgccaaaagcacgtgCGCACACACTAGCGcgcctgcgtgagtgcccacacccataattcaatgcttcaagagggcgaaaattgcctcccgTGCCCGCCAGGAGTCCCTTTGGAGGCCAGACGccacccatttcccaacttctggtgggcccaggaagcctgtttttcaccctccccaggatccagatccttccctggagcctggggagggaaaaaatgccATCTCTATCctgcctggaggccctctggaagccagcaatgccctcacagagcctccatgcgagccaaaaatctgGCCAGTGTGCCTATGcgtgctggagttgagctagggcaacagctcgtgtgccagcagatatggctccgcgtgccacctgtggcatccgtgccataggttcaccatcactggtataggtataACTCAGAAGTTAAtcggggatgtcaaactcaaatcATCACAGTGGCATCATGTGTCGTATTGTgatgtccgccccccccccccccccgttgctaaactgggcatgggaatggccagcatgtgatgcattaAGCCTGTGggttgtgagtttgacagcccagaGGAGCGGAAATATTATAAACATGTTCCCACTCCCCACTCCTTCAACCCTGGGAATTTTGTCATATGTTTAAGGTATTAAATAAAGGCTTTCATTGGGAAGACAAAATGTTCCTGGTTGCTGACAGAAATGGTAAATCATCAAGCTGGATGACATTAGGTTGTCTTtcagaaatgaaataaatttagtGTGCTATAAAGTTAGGTTGCATGAACCAACAGTTCTGAACTAACAAATCTGCTTCTGACCATGACCTATTCTGCCctgatgcaattttttaaaaacaggattTAAATTAAGAAATTATTCCAGCGTAAGCAGTTATTTTCGTTATGGAAAGGAATGACAAGGTGATTTTAGAAAAGTGCACATATAATAGAATCAACACAAGTTTTAATATATGTACATGGTCAAAGGTATTGAAAAGATTAAGATAAATACTCCTGAGTATTTATTTTTTCAGCTTTTCTTAAAAGGGAACTTAATTTGAGGATGTTGCAGGAGAAACATAGCTGGTCATACAGCCTCATAATATAGATTGTCAtgacaggaaaagaaaaagggaaaataaatcattttCATAATTCAAGCAAGAGATCATATGAATTTGTAAGCATGTGGGGAGAAAATGTggaattttttattttcccagtttaatcaaaaatctttttaaaaaaaaaatcttaatcaaAAGAATTGTATACAGTATTATGTATAGGTCcaatttataaatttaaaaatatatttgaacaTTGACTAAATTTCAAGTGTACCTTCTAACTGAATACTGAGTTAACACAGTTCACAGTAAGAGTTTGGGAATTCATATATTATGCTTACATATAATTAATGACtatatgcttttaaaaaattcagaatcAGTTATTCTTTTGTTGGGCTAAAATCATGATATTAAATATGAATAATCCGGTATACAtctcattgaaataataataaaagacaaatcTCATGTGTTTTTAAGTAACTGGAATTCAGTTTAATTCCTTTTGACTTTAGAAGGATTTAAAGCACTTTAATTCCTCTGTGTTGTAATAAGTGTTACTTAAGTGTCTTCATCTAAATGAATTTACACTACATACTTCTGACATTCAAGTAAACTCAAAAAGGACTATAAAATAGTTCTGAAAACAAAGTATGTTATAGCATCATTCCAAAACACTGCAAAACTGGTGGAAGAATCAAAAACCttgcagagagaagaaaaaaaaaggtcacTGACTCCCCTCCACCCAGTTCTGTTTAAAGTGCATGAATATGTTTTTCCCCCTTAATGTCACTGCAACCTCttgcaaataattaattaaatgcaaatattttggCTCATTTATGCAGCAACATTTGTTTGAAAAAACAAAGCCTATTATGTATTCATCTAAATGTACCATAAAATAGCAGCATTAACAATATCTACAAGGAAATGAAATGGTTACCAGTGCTTAAGATCACCTGACGTACATCCAAAATGAGTTTTTCTTTCCATCACCGAATCAGGGAAGCAATGGCATACAATCCATAAAGAGCTAGATATACATGGAGGGAATAACTGTGGAAACGGTACAGGGATTCTTCGAAGCTTACATTTTGCAACTCTGTCTGTGGAAAAGGAAAATGGCTTTTCAACTGGTCTCTTTCTGCAGCAAAAGCCATTGCAATAGAAAGCTTTGCCCTATACACACAATTCGTCCCCCATGTATACATAACTTCTTTAGTAGATGGTCAACAACATAATATAGTTATAGTCTGGTAGAAAAGCTCaactaacatcttcttaaagctGAATGTgaattctaaaattagaaatctgaCAGCTAaagaagccattttttaaaaaaaaaacccactaaaacAGGCATATATCAGAAAAAATGTCCATTTGCTGTGAGGCTTACACTACTGACCGGTGCTCCCCGCACACATAAACAGCACTAGGTCGGATACGTCTTCTAGCTTGACCAGGTAGCTGTGGTAAAAACTTGAAGTACTTGGGCACTAAGTCCAAACACGCATCGTGAAATTTCTTGATTCTCCAGTAGTAGATGAGTGGGTTCAGAGCAGACTTGAGGTAGCAGAGCCAAAGGAGCCAGGTGCTTATCTCAAAAAAGTTGTGCTTGTGATAAAAGTGGCTGTTAAATGTGGCAATAAGGCTGTAGGTGGTGAAGGGGGCCCAGCAAATTATGAAGACAATGAACAAAATCAATATGGTAGTGAAGGCACGAGTTTTAAAGCTCATATCAATATTCATTTGAAAGGGTCTCTGGAGGCTCATGAGACCAAGTTTACTAGCTTGACTGAGGCATATGCTATCTGGGTGGCTATGGATACGAATTGCATTGTGCCGTACGGTATTGAGGATGCCCATAAAAGAATATAACATTACGAGAAATGGAATGAAAAAGGAGACCAAAGCCACCACTACTACATAGGCGCGGTAACCCGGATTTGTTGTGTAGCCAAATACACACTGAGGTGCTTTGGAAGGTATCTGTAGGCTGGGGTTCCCCACAGAGAGTGGAAAAGCCACAACAAAGGCCACGAGCCACGAAGCAGCGATGAGGACTTTTGCTCGGTAAGGGTTTAGCTTGTCCTGCCTTTGAACTATTATAAGGAATCTGTCAATGCTGATGATGAGTAGTATGGCAACTCCTTCGATGACAAACAGCCAGAAGAACATGGCAGAGACT
This genomic window from Erythrolamprus reginae isolate rEryReg1 chromosome 1, rEryReg1.hap1, whole genome shotgun sequence contains:
- the GPR63 gene encoding probable G-protein coupled receptor 63, whose amino-acid sequence is MVFPATLIPAHPVSLNTTFIVYEHAHVNITTPLILVQKGTAQLLKYHLDAMVTTEVAPLTINSTPVLLLQGFTSLSLPLQIILSAFMIFIFLVSFVGNLVVCLMVYRKTAMRSAINILLASLAFADMLLAVLNMPFALITIITSQWIFGDVFCRVSAMFFWLFVIEGVAILLIISIDRFLIIVQRQDKLNPYRAKVLIAASWLVAFVVAFPLSVGNPSLQIPSKAPQCVFGYTTNPGYRAYVVVVALVSFFIPFLVMLYSFMGILNTVRHNAIRIHSHPDSICLSQASKLGLMSLQRPFQMNIDMSFKTRAFTTILILFIVFIICWAPFTTYSLIATFNSHFYHKHNFFEISTWLLWLCYLKSALNPLIYYWRIKKFHDACLDLVPKYFKFLPQLPGQARRRIRPSAVYVCGEHRSVV